One Burkholderia cepacia genomic window carries:
- a CDS encoding UDP-glucose dehydrogenase family protein, which produces MNLTIIGSGYVGLVTGACLADIGHDVFCLDVDQAKIDVLNNGGVPIHEPGLKEVIARNRSAGRLRFSTDIEAAVAHGDVQFIAVGTPPDEDGSADLQYVLAAARNIGRYMTGFKVIVDKSTVPVGTAERVRAAVAEELAKRGGDQMFSVVSNPEFLKEGAAVDDFTRPDRIVIGCDDDVPGERARELMKKLYAPFNRNHERTLYMDVRSAEFTKYAANAMLATRISFMNELANLADRFGADIEAVRRGIGSDPRIGYHFLYAGCGYGGSCFPKDVEALIRTADEHGQALQILKAVSSVNATQKRVLADKIVARFGEDLTGRTFAIWGLAFKPNTDDMREAPSRELIAELLSRGARVAAYDPVAQQEARRVIALDLADHPSWLERLSFVDDEAQAARDADALVIVTEWKIFKSPDFVALGRLWKAPVIFDGRNLYEPETMSEQGIEYHPIGRPGSRQALAARLSGAARANA; this is translated from the coding sequence ATGAATCTGACTATCATCGGCAGCGGTTACGTAGGTCTTGTCACCGGCGCCTGTCTCGCCGACATCGGGCACGACGTGTTCTGTCTCGACGTCGACCAGGCAAAGATCGACGTCCTGAACAATGGCGGCGTGCCGATCCACGAGCCGGGCCTCAAGGAAGTGATCGCGCGCAACCGCTCGGCGGGCCGCCTGCGCTTCTCGACCGATATCGAGGCCGCGGTCGCGCACGGCGACGTGCAATTCATCGCGGTCGGCACGCCGCCCGACGAGGACGGTTCGGCCGACCTGCAATACGTGCTCGCGGCGGCGCGCAACATCGGCCGTTACATGACGGGTTTCAAGGTGATCGTCGACAAGTCGACGGTGCCGGTCGGCACGGCCGAGCGCGTGCGCGCGGCGGTGGCGGAAGAGCTCGCGAAGCGCGGCGGCGACCAGATGTTCTCGGTCGTGTCGAATCCGGAATTCCTGAAGGAAGGCGCGGCGGTCGACGATTTCACGCGGCCGGACCGCATCGTGATCGGCTGCGACGACGACGTGCCGGGCGAACGCGCCCGCGAGCTGATGAAGAAGCTCTATGCGCCGTTCAACCGCAACCACGAACGCACGCTGTACATGGACGTGCGCTCGGCCGAGTTCACGAAATACGCGGCGAACGCGATGCTCGCGACCCGCATCTCGTTCATGAACGAGCTGGCGAACCTCGCCGATCGCTTCGGCGCCGACATCGAGGCCGTGCGCCGCGGGATCGGTTCCGATCCGCGCATCGGCTATCACTTCCTGTATGCCGGCTGCGGCTACGGCGGCTCGTGCTTCCCGAAGGATGTCGAGGCGCTGATCCGCACGGCCGACGAGCACGGGCAGGCGCTGCAGATCCTGAAGGCCGTGTCGTCGGTCAACGCCACGCAAAAGCGCGTGCTCGCCGACAAGATCGTCGCGCGCTTCGGCGAGGACCTGACCGGCCGCACGTTCGCGATCTGGGGCCTCGCGTTCAAGCCGAACACCGACGACATGCGCGAAGCGCCGAGCCGCGAGCTGATCGCCGAGCTGCTGTCGCGCGGGGCACGCGTCGCCGCGTACGACCCGGTCGCGCAGCAGGAAGCGCGCCGCGTGATCGCGCTCGATCTCGCCGATCACCCGAGCTGGCTCGAGCGCCTGAGCTTCGTCGACGACGAGGCGCAGGCCGCGCGCGATGCCGACGCGCTCGTGATCGTCACCGAATGGAAGATCTTCAAGAGCCCCGACTTCGTCGCGCTCGGCCGTCTGTGGAAAGCGCCGGTGATCTTCGACGGCCGCAACCTGTACGAGCCGGAGACGATGAGCGAGCAAGGCATCGAGTACCACCCGATCGGCCGGCCGGGCTCGCGCCAGGCGCTCGCCGCACGCCTTTCCGGAGCCGCCCGCGCGAACGCGTGA
- a CDS encoding low molecular weight protein-tyrosine-phosphatase: protein MFRNILIVCHANVCRSPAAEMLFKSHAASRGGPRPTFHSAGVHANDGDGIDPVMRQLLAERGVDATTHRSRRLSRRIVRDADLILVSERGQIAAVEQVDPFARGKVHLLGKWEGAEIADPHGGPEAGYRRSYTLIERLVQGWLQKLC, encoded by the coding sequence ATGTTCCGGAACATCCTGATCGTCTGCCACGCGAACGTCTGCCGCAGCCCGGCAGCGGAGATGCTGTTCAAGTCGCACGCCGCGTCGCGCGGCGGCCCGCGCCCGACGTTTCACTCGGCGGGCGTGCATGCGAACGACGGCGACGGCATCGATCCGGTGATGCGCCAGCTGCTCGCCGAGCGGGGCGTCGATGCGACGACCCACCGCTCGCGGCGGCTGTCGCGCCGGATCGTGCGCGACGCCGACCTGATTCTCGTCAGCGAGCGCGGACAGATCGCGGCCGTCGAACAGGTCGATCCGTTCGCGCGCGGCAAGGTCCACCTGCTCGGCAAGTGGGAAGGGGCCGAGATTGCCGATCCGCACGGCGGCCCTGAAGCCGGCTATCGCCGAAGCTACACATTGATCGAACGTCTGGTTCAAGGATGGCTACAGAAACTATGCTGA
- a CDS encoding polysaccharide biosynthesis/export family protein: MLKRPMRPVALAVALTTFLSACATAPGNYLDASRLKEEERAQPSETYTVHYIDAKLIMDQLQQQRVSHPLPPSRFADPSQYVYRIGPQDILGVTVWDHPELTTPQGQSFSSGGNTTQTIAGALQQPYSSSLPGQADPYGQTVAADGTIFFPFVGRIHVAGKTIAQTRDELATRLARYVKNPQLDVRVLSFRSQKVQVTGEVKTPGPLAMSDVPLTLVDAISRSGGSTTDADLQRVRLTRDGKLYTLDANGVLDRGEVRQNVMLQPGDIVNVPDRSDSRVFIMGEVKTPVTVPMLKGKLTIADALTAGGGILDTDANPRKIYVMRGMRDNPTKPEVFRLDMTQPDALMLSSRFPLQPLDVVYVSTASSVQFNRVLQQVLPTIQTIFYMRQITR; this comes from the coding sequence ATGCTGAAACGCCCGATGCGCCCGGTGGCGCTTGCCGTCGCGCTGACGACCTTCCTGTCAGCCTGTGCAACCGCGCCCGGCAACTACCTCGATGCGTCGCGCCTGAAGGAAGAGGAGCGCGCGCAACCGTCCGAGACCTACACGGTCCACTACATCGACGCGAAGCTGATCATGGACCAGCTCCAGCAGCAGCGCGTGTCGCACCCGCTGCCGCCGTCGCGCTTCGCGGACCCGTCGCAATACGTGTACCGCATCGGTCCGCAGGACATCCTCGGCGTCACCGTCTGGGACCACCCCGAGCTGACGACGCCGCAGGGCCAATCGTTCTCGAGCGGCGGCAACACGACGCAGACGATCGCGGGCGCGCTGCAGCAACCCTATTCGTCGTCGCTGCCGGGCCAGGCCGATCCGTACGGCCAGACGGTGGCCGCCGACGGCACGATCTTCTTCCCGTTCGTCGGCCGCATCCACGTGGCGGGCAAGACGATCGCGCAGACCCGTGACGAGCTGGCCACGCGACTCGCGCGCTACGTGAAGAATCCGCAGCTCGACGTGCGCGTGCTGTCGTTCCGCAGCCAGAAGGTGCAGGTGACGGGCGAGGTGAAGACGCCGGGCCCGCTCGCGATGAGCGACGTGCCGCTGACGCTGGTCGACGCGATCTCGCGTTCGGGCGGCTCGACCACCGACGCCGACCTGCAGCGCGTGCGCCTGACGCGCGACGGCAAGCTCTACACGCTCGACGCGAACGGCGTGCTCGATCGCGGCGAAGTGCGGCAGAACGTGATGCTGCAGCCGGGCGACATCGTCAACGTGCCGGATCGCAGCGACAGCCGCGTGTTCATCATGGGCGAGGTCAAGACGCCGGTCACGGTGCCGATGCTCAAGGGCAAGCTGACCATCGCCGACGCGTTGACGGCCGGCGGCGGCATCCTCGACACCGATGCGAACCCGCGCAAGATCTACGTGATGCGCGGCATGCGCGACAACCCGACGAAGCCTGAAGTGTTCCGTCTGGACATGACGCAGCCCGATGCGCTGATGCTGTCGAGCCGCTTCCCGCTTCAGCCGCTCGACGTGGTCTACGTCAGCACGGCCAGCTCGGTGCAGTTCAACCGTGTGCTGCAGCAGGTGCTGCCGACGATCCAGACGATCTTCTACATGCGGCAAATCACGCGTTGA